The Pieris rapae chromosome 16, ilPieRapa1.1, whole genome shotgun sequence genome includes a region encoding these proteins:
- the LOC110994407 gene encoding uncharacterized protein LOC110994407 translates to MQVAVLTCLISLLPAILSAPDDGCPMCDLHNPLRCGPNCLQFDDQDADFVNDPSRQGEEKVSTKSSIYGMGRDLICLNFPPKSKYGRYDAGMDGFIIHQGKFISIKDLLEIANSNQVFKGNYKNPFDSHRDSSSDIKQTLDALGGIVLGRGGWGKLSPPWG, encoded by the exons ATGCAGGTCGCCGTGCTTACTTGTCTGATTTCG CTTTTACCAGCAATTTTAAGTGCCCCAGACGATGGTTGCCCTATGTGCGACCTGCACAACCCTCTCCGCTGCGGCCCAAATTGCTTACAATTCGATGACCAAGACGCGGACTTTGTAAATGATCCATCAAGACAAGGTGAAGAGAAAGTGAGCACGAAAAGTTCGATATATGGAATGGGTCGTGATCTAATATGCCTTAACTTCCCCCCAAAGAGCAAATATGGTAGATACGATGCAGGCATGGACGGTTTCATAATCCACCAAGGAAAGTTTATATCAATCAAGGATCTGCTAGAAATTGCAA atTCCAACCAAGTATTCAAGGGCAATTACAAGAATCCTTTTGACAGCCACCGCGACAGCAGCAGCGATATTAAGCAGACCCTTGATGCACTCGGTGGTATTGTTTTGGGCCGGGGTGGTTGGGGCAAACTATCACCTCCATGGGGCTAA